A genomic stretch from Methylorubrum extorquens includes:
- a CDS encoding protein of unknown function; putative exported protein (Evidence 5 : Unknown function), with product MSRPLAVALLALSLYLGVLDCALSLSFSTVHAWLLDLVGRTGLWLVIAATLFGGTWVVWSEQEDG from the coding sequence ATGAGCCGCCCTCTCGCCGTCGCGCTTCTGGCGCTGTCTCTCTATCTCGGCGTGCTGGATTGCGCCTTGAGCCTCAGCTTCTCGACGGTCCATGCGTGGCTACTCGATCTGGTTGGCCGAACCGGCCTGTGGCTCGTGATCGCGGCGACCCTGTTCGGCGGCACTTGGGTCGTCTGGAGCGAGCAGGAAGACGGCTGA
- a CDS encoding conserved protein of unknown function (Evidence 4 : Unknown function but conserved in other organisms) yields the protein MPVWTKILIVVAIAVILTAWGWMLDLSLSAAHAWLLDRIGHTGMRLLIGMMVFAGAWALWKETEDR from the coding sequence ATGCCGGTCTGGACAAAAATCCTCATTGTCGTCGCCATTGCCGTGATCCTGACGGCATGGGGATGGATGCTGGACTTGAGCCTGTCCGCCGCCCATGCGTGGCTTCTCGACCGGATCGGCCATACGGGGATGCGCCTTCTGATCGGGATGATGGTGTTCGCGGGGGCCTGGGCCCTCTGGAAGGAGACGGAGGATCGATGA
- a CDS encoding protein of unknown function (Evidence 5 : Unknown function), with protein sequence MRSNRHRSRIRHSRSPDSRSCRRGCPPRGRDRRRVPARGQHHRSRNPGDSSRHCASGCRRTSRAGRRSPVARPPRRCRSPDDLRRSQGGRQKAITTEAATSEANAAAPEPAASEARSATAEAAPGQTGAAAAETTTADPGSTTAEAAPGKAAAATEPAHTARTERAPEIAAAKAAGAADADRTRVRAGRKIGQGARKDGRGQENLFHRHSLGIRENGLHRFPPAKNGPLS encoded by the coding sequence GTGCGTAGTAACCGTCATCGTAGCCGTATCCGCCATAGCCGTAGCCCGGATAGCCGTAGCTGCCGTAGAGGCTGCCCGCCGCGAGGCCGAGACCGGCGCCGAGTCCCAGCCCGAGGCCAACACCACCGTAGTCGTAACCCCGGCGATAGTAGCCGGCATTGCGCCAGCGGTTGCCGCCGTACCAGCCGCGCTGGCCGCCGTAGCCCGGTCGCACGCCCGCCACGCCGTTGCCGAAGCCCGGACGACCTGCGCCGAAGCCAGGGCGGCCGCCAAAAAGCCATCACCACGGAAGCCGCCACCAGCGAGGCCAACGCCGCCGCCCCGGAACCCGCCGCCAGCGAGGCCCGCTCCGCCACCGCGGAAGCCGCCCCCGGCCAGACCGGCGCCGCCGCCGCGGAAACCACCACCGCCGATCCCGGCTCCACCACCGCGGAAGCCGCCCCCGGCAAAGCCGCCGCCGCGACCGAACCCGCTCACACCGCCCGCACCGAGCGCGCTCCGGAAATTGCCGCCGCCAAGGCCGCCGGAGCCGCCGACGCCGATCGGACGCGCGTCCGCGCTGGCCGGAAGATAGGCCAGGGCGCCCGCAAGGACGGCCGAGGCCAGGAAAATCTGTTTCATCGTCATTCCCTTGGAATTCGAGAGAATGGCCTGCACCGGTTTCCACCGGCGAAAAATGGGCCGTTATCTTGA
- a CDS encoding putative diacylglycerol kinase (dgkA-like) (Evidence 3 : Putative function from multiple computational evidences; Product type e : enzyme) yields the protein MTALYLAFLNSWRGLVHGGRTERAVRLELLLLALGLPVALALGGHLWVRVALIASLLLMLGAELLNTAIEKLCDHLHPGRHERIGIVKDLASAGAFLTQVIAALLWGAAVIDRF from the coding sequence GTGACCGCGCTCTACCTCGCCTTCCTGAATTCCTGGCGCGGCCTCGTCCATGGCGGGCGCACGGAGCGGGCGGTGCGGCTCGAACTCCTCCTGCTGGCGCTCGGCCTGCCCGTAGCGCTCGCTCTCGGCGGCCATCTGTGGGTCCGGGTGGCGCTCATTGCCAGCCTGCTGCTGATGCTCGGGGCGGAACTCCTGAACACCGCGATCGAGAAGCTGTGCGACCATCTCCATCCCGGCCGGCACGAGCGGATCGGCATCGTGAAGGATCTGGCCTCGGCGGGGGCGTTCCTGACGCAGGTCATCGCGGCCCTGCTCTGGGGCGCGGCGGTGATCGACCGATTCTAG
- a CDS encoding putative transport protein (abrB-like) (Evidence 3 : Putative function from multiple computational evidences; Product type t : transporter), which translates to MPETRILLRWAALVAVSAALAFGLSRAHFPAAFLLGPMLAAIAFGVRGAGLSLGRPLFLAAQAVIGCLVARSATTEIAATLREDGLIILAVVGVTVAAGALTGLALTRLRVLPGTTAAWGSSPGGAAAMVAMAEDYGADPRLVAFMQYVRVAAVVLSASLAARLLADVAGPAGAGASGETWNWPGLAATIAVAAAGFGLASLLRLPSAPLIGPMLLGAGLHAAGFIDIALPAPVLEAAYAAIGWYVGLRFNRRTLDETLHALPGVLTATIGIILLCGVWAWVLTHWLPIDFLTAFLATSPGGLDSVAIIAVGSRADVSFVLAVQTLRLFVVLATGPILAKWIARAVPGERP; encoded by the coding sequence GTGCCCGAGACCCGCATCCTCCTGCGCTGGGCGGCGCTCGTCGCCGTCTCGGCCGCTCTCGCCTTTGGCCTGAGCCGCGCGCATTTCCCCGCCGCCTTCCTCCTCGGGCCGATGCTCGCCGCGATCGCCTTCGGGGTTCGCGGCGCCGGGCTCTCGCTCGGCCGGCCGCTCTTCCTGGCGGCGCAGGCGGTGATCGGCTGCCTCGTCGCCCGCTCCGCCACCACCGAGATCGCCGCGACCCTGCGCGAGGACGGCCTCATCATCCTCGCGGTCGTCGGCGTGACGGTCGCAGCCGGCGCACTCACCGGGCTGGCGCTCACGCGGCTGCGCGTCCTGCCCGGCACGACGGCGGCCTGGGGCTCCTCGCCGGGCGGGGCCGCGGCCATGGTGGCGATGGCGGAGGATTACGGCGCCGACCCGCGCTTGGTCGCATTCATGCAGTACGTGCGCGTCGCCGCCGTGGTGCTCTCGGCCTCGCTCGCCGCGCGCCTCCTCGCCGACGTCGCCGGCCCGGCCGGCGCGGGCGCGTCCGGCGAGACGTGGAACTGGCCCGGCCTCGCGGCAACGATCGCGGTCGCCGCCGCCGGGTTCGGCCTCGCATCGCTGCTGCGGCTGCCCTCTGCCCCCCTGATCGGGCCGATGCTGCTCGGCGCGGGCCTGCACGCCGCCGGCTTCATCGACATCGCCTTGCCCGCGCCGGTGCTCGAGGCGGCCTATGCGGCGATCGGCTGGTATGTCGGGTTGCGCTTCAACCGCCGCACCCTGGACGAGACCCTCCACGCGCTGCCCGGCGTGCTGACGGCGACAATCGGGATCATCCTGCTCTGCGGCGTCTGGGCCTGGGTCCTGACGCACTGGCTCCCGATCGATTTCCTCACCGCCTTCCTGGCCACCAGTCCCGGCGGGCTCGATTCGGTGGCGATCATCGCCGTCGGGTCGCGGGCCGACGTGTCCTTCGTGCTGGCGGTGCAGACCCTGCGCCTGTTCGTCGTGCTGGCGACCGGCCCGATCCTCGCCAAGTGGATCGCCCGGGCGGTTCCGGGAGAGCGACCGTGA
- a CDS encoding conserved protein of unknown function (Evidence 4 : Unknown function but conserved in other organisms), whose protein sequence is MAGVRPGYGGQRGWYGGNRWRNAGYYRRGYDYGGVGLGLGLGAGLGLAAGSLYGSYGYPGYGYGGYGYDDGYYAPAGYYGTETVTTGVAPGGDEDLVAECARRFKTYDPQTQTYIVRRGVRRSCP, encoded by the coding sequence GTGGCGGGCGTGCGACCGGGCTACGGCGGCCAGCGCGGCTGGTACGGCGGCAACCGCTGGCGCAATGCCGGCTACTATCGCCGGGGTTACGACTACGGTGGTGTTGGCCTCGGGCTGGGACTCGGCGCCGGTCTCGGCCTCGCGGCGGGCAGCCTCTACGGCAGCTACGGCTATCCGGGCTACGGCTATGGCGGATACGGCTACGATGACGGTTACTACGCACCGGCCGGCTATTACGGCACCGAGACGGTGACGACTGGTGTCGCGCCCGGCGGTGACGAGGATTTGGTGGCCGAGTGCGCGCGCCGCTTCAAGACCTACGACCCGCAGACGCAGACCTACATCGTCCGCCGCGGCGTGCGTCGCTCCTGCCCGTAA
- a CDS encoding conserved protein of unknown function; putative phosphohydrolase/phosphoesterase (Evidence 4 : Unknown function but conserved in other organisms), whose amino-acid sequence MATLFIADTHFGDARLVERRRTGFASVEAHDEALIARWNARVGVADEIWHLGDFAAHASREHCARVFARLNGIKRLVRGNHDSNRVLDLPWAEPPVESIRISVSDAAGRSWRLFLAHYAHRAWPGLWRETRHLYGHTHATLPDTTRSCDVGVDAWDFSPVDLAEIIARQDAATLVPEELAAWERR is encoded by the coding sequence ATGGCAACCCTCTTCATCGCCGACACCCATTTCGGCGACGCCCGGCTCGTTGAGCGCCGACGCACCGGCTTCGCTTCGGTGGAGGCCCATGACGAGGCGCTGATCGCCCGCTGGAACGCGCGCGTCGGGGTCGCGGACGAGATCTGGCATCTCGGCGACTTCGCCGCCCATGCCAGCCGCGAACATTGCGCCCGCGTCTTCGCCCGGCTCAACGGCATCAAGCGGCTCGTGCGGGGCAACCACGACAGCAACCGCGTGCTCGACCTCCCCTGGGCCGAGCCGCCGGTGGAAAGCATCCGGATTTCCGTGTCGGACGCGGCGGGCCGGTCCTGGCGCCTGTTCCTCGCGCACTACGCCCACCGGGCCTGGCCCGGCCTGTGGCGCGAGACCCGGCACCTCTACGGCCACACCCACGCGACTCTGCCCGACACCACCCGCTCCTGCGACGTCGGCGTCGATGCCTGGGATTTCTCGCCGGTCGATCTCGCGGAGATCATCGCCCGGCAGGATGCGGCGACGCTGGTGCCGGAGGAACTGGCAGCGTGGGAGAGGCGCTGA
- the murI gene encoding glutamate racemase (Evidence 2a : Function from experimental evidences in other organisms; PubMedId : 1355768, 8098327; Product type e : enzyme), translating to MRIDLMAGATLSAALPAQNSQPVILVFDSGLGGLTVLEQVRRARPDAAYVYAADDAAFPYGALTEDRLVARVIAVMERLLLRHAPDLVVIACNTASTLVLPALRQRFVTPFVGVVPPIKPAAALTRTRLISLLATPGTVARAYTHDLVANFAGDCAVTLVGSKNLAGYAEAEMAGEPVTDAAILAEIAPCFVEGPDGARTDVVCLSCTHYPLLLPRFERLAPWPVTWIDPAPAIARRVIQLLGEMPAHALDAPPACAVFTGGAGLNPALGRSLERRGLSETVIEAMPLTLC from the coding sequence ATGCGGATCGATCTGATGGCAGGGGCGACCCTTTCGGCGGCATTGCCGGCCCAGAATTCTCAGCCGGTCATTCTCGTCTTCGATTCCGGCCTCGGTGGTCTCACCGTGCTGGAGCAGGTGCGCCGCGCCCGGCCGGACGCGGCCTATGTCTACGCGGCCGACGACGCGGCCTTCCCCTACGGCGCCCTGACCGAGGACCGGCTCGTGGCGCGGGTGATCGCGGTGATGGAGCGGCTGCTGCTGCGTCACGCCCCCGACCTCGTGGTGATCGCCTGCAACACCGCCTCGACCCTGGTGCTGCCGGCCCTGCGTCAGCGCTTCGTCACGCCCTTCGTCGGCGTGGTCCCTCCGATCAAGCCGGCCGCCGCGCTGACGCGGACCCGCCTCATCTCCCTGCTCGCCACCCCCGGCACCGTGGCGCGGGCCTATACCCACGATCTCGTGGCGAACTTTGCGGGCGATTGCGCGGTGACGCTGGTGGGCTCCAAGAACCTCGCTGGCTACGCCGAGGCCGAGATGGCCGGCGAGCCGGTCACGGACGCGGCGATCCTGGCCGAGATCGCGCCCTGTTTCGTCGAGGGGCCTGACGGCGCGCGCACCGATGTGGTCTGCCTCTCCTGCACCCACTACCCGCTGCTGCTGCCCCGCTTCGAGCGCCTCGCCCCGTGGCCGGTCACCTGGATCGACCCGGCCCCGGCCATCGCCCGCCGGGTGATCCAGCTTCTCGGCGAGATGCCCGCGCACGCGCTCGACGCGCCGCCCGCTTGCGCCGTGTTCACCGGCGGGGCCGGGCTCAACCCGGCGCTCGGCCGCTCGCTGGAGCGGCGGGGCCTGTCCGAGACGGTGATCGAGGCGATGCCGCTGACGCTGTGCTGA
- the oxyR gene encoding oxidative stress transcriptional regulator, LysR family (Evidence 2b : Function from indirect experimental evidences (e.g. phenotypes); PubMedId : 9190810, 9809430; Product type r : regulator) has protein sequence MQPMNLSGLSLRDLEYVVAVADEGHFGRAAERCNVSQPTLSVQVRKLENALGLTLFERSNRRVLLTVAGQGIVRQARVVLGEAQRLLALAVEGRGSPLTGRLVLAAIQTLGPYYFPLVLRLLRQEFPLLTLALSEARTAEILDGLRDGRIDAALVSLPVAASGLTISPLFVEPFRLACPVDHAFAQGAPPRAENLNGPDLLLLDEGNCLRDQTIAACGTLRGAGRHATSLETLRSMVAAGAGYTLIPALAIPSGPDPTGLTVVRHFEGEGPGRTLALAWRSSDPRAAGLAHLAAFFRAHAPPGTAACREDEAYGAPPPGERERWTA, from the coding sequence ATGCAGCCTATGAATCTCTCCGGCTTGTCCCTGCGCGATCTCGAATATGTCGTCGCTGTTGCCGATGAAGGACATTTCGGCCGGGCTGCCGAGCGCTGCAACGTGAGCCAGCCGACGCTGTCCGTGCAGGTTCGTAAACTAGAGAACGCGCTCGGGCTGACCTTGTTCGAACGATCCAACCGTCGCGTGTTGCTGACGGTGGCGGGGCAGGGGATCGTGCGGCAGGCCCGCGTGGTGCTCGGCGAGGCACAGCGCCTGCTGGCGCTCGCCGTCGAGGGGCGCGGCTCGCCGCTCACCGGCCGGCTGGTGCTGGCCGCGATCCAGACGCTGGGCCCCTATTACTTCCCGCTGGTTCTGCGCCTGCTGCGCCAGGAATTTCCGCTGCTGACGCTGGCGCTCAGCGAGGCGCGCACCGCCGAGATCCTCGACGGCTTGCGCGACGGGCGGATCGATGCGGCCCTGGTTTCCCTGCCGGTGGCCGCCTCCGGACTCACCATCTCGCCGCTCTTCGTCGAGCCCTTCCGGCTCGCCTGCCCGGTGGACCATGCCTTCGCCCAGGGCGCTCCGCCGCGGGCGGAAAACCTGAACGGGCCGGACCTGCTGCTGCTCGACGAGGGCAATTGCCTGCGCGACCAGACCATCGCCGCCTGCGGCACCCTGCGCGGCGCGGGCCGCCACGCCACGAGCCTCGAGACGCTGCGCTCGATGGTGGCGGCGGGCGCCGGCTATACGCTGATCCCGGCGCTTGCGATCCCCTCCGGCCCCGATCCGACCGGGCTCACGGTGGTGCGCCACTTCGAGGGAGAGGGCCCCGGCCGCACGCTCGCGCTGGCATGGCGTTCCAGCGATCCGCGGGCGGCGGGCCTTGCGCATCTCGCGGCCTTCTTCCGGGCGCACGCCCCGCCCGGCACCGCCGCCTGCCGGGAGGATGAGGCCTATGGTGCCCCGCCGCCCGGCGAGCGAGAACGGTGGACCGCCTGA
- the katA gene encoding catalase (hydroperoxidase II) (Evidence 2a : Function from experimental evidences in other organisms; PubMedId : 1860824; Product type e : enzyme): MSENRPILTTRQGHPVRDNQSTRTVGERGPATLENYQFIEKITHFDRERIPERVVHARGAGAHGWFEAYGKIGDEPASKYTRARVLNETGVKTPMFVRFSTVAGAKESPETERDPRGFAVKFKTVDGNWDLVGNNLKVFFIRDAIKFPDMIHAFKPDPVTNRQEAWRFFDFVAQHPEAIHMVTHLKSPWGIPANYREMEGSGVNTYKLVNDQGEAVLCKFHWEPKQGVRNLTSAQASEIQAKDVGHATRDLYDNIKAGNFPEWEFCVQIMPDGPNDHLSFDPLDDTKLWPVEDFPLLPVGRMVLDRVPDNFFAEVEQSAFGTGVLVDGIDFSDDKMLQGRTLSYSDTQRYRVGANYLQLPINAPQPGVKVYSNQRDGQMTYSVDGTGPNRHINYEPSTLAEGLREAPKPAKDYHQPVQGNLGRYQTSRTEDDYTQAGVRYRSFQDWEREDLIANLVADMKQCPEPIQLRMVWHFWHADEDYGRRVAEGAGIDLEKAKALPPLPGRAAPHKRLQAETYTDGSTAAHKVAAE, translated from the coding sequence ATGAGCGAGAACCGTCCGATTCTGACGACCCGTCAGGGCCATCCGGTCCGCGACAACCAGAGCACGCGCACGGTCGGCGAGCGGGGCCCGGCGACGCTCGAGAACTACCAGTTCATCGAGAAGATCACCCATTTCGACCGCGAGCGCATTCCGGAGCGCGTGGTGCATGCCCGCGGCGCCGGCGCCCATGGCTGGTTCGAGGCCTATGGCAAGATCGGCGACGAGCCCGCGTCCAAGTACACCCGCGCCCGCGTGCTGAACGAGACTGGCGTGAAGACGCCGATGTTCGTGCGCTTCTCCACCGTGGCCGGCGCCAAGGAGAGCCCTGAGACCGAGCGCGACCCGCGCGGCTTCGCGGTGAAGTTTAAGACCGTCGACGGCAATTGGGACCTCGTGGGCAACAACCTCAAGGTCTTCTTCATCCGCGACGCGATCAAGTTCCCCGACATGATCCACGCGTTCAAGCCGGACCCGGTGACGAACCGCCAGGAGGCGTGGCGCTTCTTCGACTTCGTGGCGCAGCACCCCGAAGCGATCCACATGGTCACCCACCTGAAGTCGCCGTGGGGCATTCCGGCCAACTATCGCGAGATGGAAGGATCGGGCGTCAACACCTACAAGCTGGTCAACGACCAGGGCGAGGCGGTGCTCTGCAAGTTCCACTGGGAGCCCAAGCAGGGCGTGCGCAACCTGACCTCGGCCCAGGCCTCCGAGATCCAGGCCAAGGATGTCGGCCACGCGACGCGTGACCTCTACGACAACATCAAGGCTGGCAATTTCCCCGAGTGGGAATTCTGCGTGCAGATCATGCCCGATGGCCCGAACGACCACCTCTCGTTCGATCCGCTCGACGACACGAAGCTGTGGCCGGTCGAGGATTTCCCGCTGCTGCCGGTCGGCCGCATGGTGCTGGACCGCGTGCCGGACAACTTCTTCGCGGAAGTCGAGCAGTCGGCCTTCGGCACGGGCGTGCTCGTGGACGGCATCGACTTCTCGGACGACAAGATGCTCCAGGGCCGGACGCTGTCCTACTCGGACACGCAGCGCTACCGCGTCGGCGCCAACTACCTGCAACTGCCGATCAACGCGCCGCAGCCCGGCGTGAAGGTCTACTCGAACCAGCGCGACGGTCAGATGACCTACAGCGTCGACGGCACCGGCCCGAACCGTCACATCAACTACGAGCCCTCGACGCTCGCTGAGGGCCTGCGCGAGGCCCCCAAGCCGGCCAAGGATTACCACCAGCCGGTCCAGGGCAATCTCGGCCGCTACCAGACCTCGCGGACTGAGGACGACTACACCCAGGCCGGCGTTCGCTACCGCTCGTTCCAGGATTGGGAGCGTGAGGATCTGATCGCCAACCTCGTCGCCGACATGAAGCAGTGCCCCGAGCCGATCCAGCTTCGGATGGTCTGGCACTTCTGGCACGCCGACGAGGATTACGGCCGCCGCGTCGCCGAGGGCGCCGGGATCGATCTGGAGAAGGCCAAGGCCCTGCCGCCGCTGCCGGGCCGTGCCGCCCCGCATAAGCGTCTCCAGGCCGAGACCTACACCGACGGCAGCACCGCCGCGCACAAGGTCGCCGCCGAGTAA
- a CDS encoding conserved protein of unknown function (Evidence 4 : Unknown function but conserved in other organisms) encodes MAAGAARLTPPESGAAFPPPPLDARPIDRDAWIAAFRTVREETERRAAPLSPEDQQIQSMEDASPTKWHRAHTTWFFEQFLLGDHQPGYRLFDERLHYLFNSYYVQAGPRQPRFMRGMITRPTAQETAAYRAHVDRAVSVWLREAADEALARALPILEIGLYHEQQHQELMLTDILHAFAQNPLDPVYNARWSLPAAQASAGQSALKRGITQIGYDGHGFAFDNESPRHDVLMLEARIDRGLVTNRDWLAFMEDGGYARPELWLNDGWVALQREGWEAPGYWRREADGWSTMSLAGRKPVDPAAPVAHVSYYEADAYARWAGRDLPTEAEWEVAARDGLIDDAFGLVWQWTRSAYGPYPGYRPVPGALGEYNGKFMSNQYVLRGSSVATAQGHARVGYRNFFYPHQRWQFTGLRLADAGS; translated from the coding sequence ATGGCAGCCGGCGCAGCACGTCTCACCCCACCTGAGAGCGGCGCGGCCTTCCCGCCGCCCCCGCTCGACGCCCGCCCGATCGACCGCGATGCCTGGATCGCCGCCTTCCGCACCGTGCGTGAGGAGACCGAGCGCCGGGCCGCCCCTCTCTCGCCCGAGGATCAGCAGATCCAGTCGATGGAGGATGCGAGCCCGACCAAGTGGCATCGGGCGCATACGACGTGGTTCTTCGAGCAGTTCCTTCTCGGAGACCATCAGCCGGGCTACCGCCTCTTCGACGAGCGCCTGCACTACCTGTTCAATTCCTACTACGTGCAGGCCGGCCCCCGGCAGCCGCGCTTCATGCGCGGCATGATCACGAGGCCGACGGCCCAGGAGACCGCCGCCTACCGCGCCCATGTCGATCGCGCGGTGTCGGTCTGGCTGCGCGAGGCCGCCGACGAGGCCCTGGCGCGGGCGCTGCCGATCCTGGAGATCGGCCTCTACCACGAGCAGCAGCACCAGGAGCTGATGCTCACCGACATCCTGCACGCCTTCGCGCAGAACCCGCTCGATCCGGTCTACAACGCGCGCTGGAGCCTGCCTGCGGCGCAGGCATCCGCCGGCCAGTCTGCCCTGAAAAGAGGCATCACCCAGATCGGCTACGACGGTCATGGATTCGCCTTCGACAACGAGAGCCCGCGCCACGACGTCCTGATGCTGGAGGCCCGCATCGATCGCGGCCTCGTGACCAACCGCGACTGGCTCGCCTTCATGGAGGACGGCGGCTACGCGCGGCCCGAACTCTGGCTCAACGACGGCTGGGTCGCGCTCCAGCGCGAGGGCTGGGAGGCGCCGGGCTACTGGCGGCGCGAGGCGGATGGCTGGTCGACGATGTCGCTCGCCGGCCGCAAGCCGGTCGATCCGGCGGCCCCCGTCGCCCATGTCAGCTACTACGAGGCCGATGCCTATGCCCGCTGGGCCGGGCGCGACCTGCCGACGGAGGCCGAGTGGGAGGTCGCCGCCCGCGACGGCCTGATCGACGACGCCTTCGGCCTCGTCTGGCAATGGACCCGCAGCGCCTACGGCCCCTATCCGGGCTACCGGCCGGTACCCGGTGCGCTGGGCGAGTACAACGGCAAGTTCATGTCGAACCAGTACGTGCTGCGCGGCTCTTCGGTCGCGACGGCGCAGGGGCATGCGCGGGTCGGCTACCGCAACTTCTTCTACCCCCATCAGCGTTGGCAGTTCACGGGCCTGCGGCTCGCCGATGCCGGGAGCTGA